Proteins from a genomic interval of Nerophis lumbriciformis linkage group LG01, RoL_Nlum_v2.1, whole genome shotgun sequence:
- the emilin3b gene encoding EMILIN-3, translated as MTAQLHRALAPLFFLGVLLCAVESKGTFYGGHVNPFYGHRYNMYKAGINPQYAPNKPMTRHKNHCAYVVQRNITCTMQDGVATYVKAEYTTKCIWGQKCPVVMYRTFYKPTYKVGYKTVTELEWRCCPGFSGENCYDGPDMGAALPHRPEIKGVPHRPRVPIDHRPGGAQLEPGKPYPGLPDHRPVPSGQLPVGKPNNGNKFGISGVTGERLDRMEDDLQRLTQGLDTLNGMVAGLEERLRTSLREDTNKILVSVLPYTPRGPDSAVGHGLIPDGHPAVLEGEESFNRFGDLAGRVTEVKDELRAKTHILEEIQGMVLGHDGQLKRLLEGTRGRPIPSPGSALLDDLLDARLAGIQAEILDGFERRLSRLENHCEEKIGAVQRQCHRENIVGQEQMQQSLDGRETGLRAELGSLQAQIQGLTLTESCCGQVNSLSQRVLLLEESVKGLTESQRQLQSSLNEQNIHVETLIETRLVDIEGRLNSTEGGTDGFHGGLDGFRSMLDGKLKTLEERVFVAVEELSNATVPALLEGQAVPALETEIESVRRRFDENLDGIEKRLIDLELLCTSSCSPSTPPAGDVRGSVVGEQCEEMEKKMTNRLDSHSKQLDHLNNTLQNLLFRIAKEAAGDSVYGEITLLKVNINSVNRTLKGLKDSISFIASEVGHANSTWEQREHQLVNQVQGITKIVGHQASLLGSGERHLAQLKGELVALKRQLSGELQGCRSTTREVQKEVMDVDSRVSHVEGQCSNLGQLAEQLERIRAELERHSDSYLAQVNGTLADHSEQLAELKGEIKDCEPKQAANRKGDQ; from the exons AAACCACTGTGCTTACGTGGTCCAGAGAAATATCACATGCACCATGCAGGATGGAGTTGCAACATATGTGAAGGCGGAATACACAACTAAATGCATCTGGGGACAGAAATGTCCTGTTGTCAT GTACAGAACGTTCTACAAACCAACATACAAAGTGGGTTATAAAACAGTGACTGAGCTGGAATGGAGATGTTGCCCCGGCTTCTCTGGGGAGAACTGCTATGATGGGCCTGACATGGGAGCTGCTTTGCCACATCGCCCTGAGATAAAGGGTGTCCCCCACCGCCCAAGAGTCCCAATTGACCACCGGCCTGGAGGAGCGCAGCTGGAGCCTGGAAAACCTTACCCCGGCCTGCCTGATCACAGACCAGTACCCAGTGGACAGCTGCCTGTGGGGAAACCAAACAATG GGAACAAATTTGGGATTTCCGGTGTGACTGGTGAACGTTTGGATCGTATGGAGGACGACCTACAGCGCCTCACTCAGGGTCTTGATACTCTCAATGGGATGGTGGCGGGTCTGGAGGAGCGACTGCGTACATCTCTTCGGGAAGACACCAACAAGATCCTGGTGTCCGTTCTTCCCTACACGCCACGAGGTCCTGACTCAGCTGTGGGACACGGGTTGATCCCCGATGGGCATCCTGCTGTACTGGAAGGGGAAGAAAGCTTCAATAGATTTGGGGACCTTGCAGGGAGGGTGACAGAAGTGAAAGATGAGCTACGGGCCAAGACACATATATTAGAGGAGATTCAG GGAATGGTTCTAGGCCATGATGGGCAGCTGAAGAGACTACTGGAAGGAACAAGAGGAAGGCCCATTCCCAGCCCTGGCTCAGCGCTTCTGGATGACCTCCTTGATGCCAGGCTGGCCGGCATTCAGGCAGAGATCTTGGATGGATTTGAGCGCCGGCTCAGTCGTCTGGAGAACCACTGTGAAGAAAAGATTGGGGCAGTGCAGAGACAATGCCACAGGGAGAACATAGTTGGCCAAGAACAGATGCAGCAGTCCCTTGATGGAAGAGAGACTGGATTGAGAGCAGAGTTGGGCTCCTTGCAGGCTCAGATACAAGGCCTAACACTCACAGAGAGCTGCTGTGGACAG GTAAACAGCCTCTCTCAGCGTGTTCTTCTACTGGAGGAGTCGGTGAAAGGTCTCACAGAATCCCAGAGACAGCTGCAGTCATCCCTCAATGAGCAGAATATCCACGTGGAGACGCTGATTGAGACCCGATTGGTAGACATAGAGGGTCGTCTCAATTCTACAGAAGGTGGAACGGATGGATTCCAtggtggtcttgatggcttcagGAGCATGCTGGACGGCAAGTTGAAAACCCTAGAGGAGAGGGTTTTTGTGGCTGTTGAAGAGCTGAGCAACGCCACTGTACCGGCACTCTTAGAGGGCCAGGCGGTCCCGGCCCTGGAGACTGAGATCGAGTCTGTGAGGAGGAGATTTGATGAAAATCTGGATGGCATTGAAAAACGCCTCATAGACCTGGAGCTTCTCTGCACCTCCTCCTGCTCGCCTTCTACTCCTCCAGCAGGGGATGTCAGAGGGAGCGTGGTGGGAGAGCAGTGTGAGGAGATGGAGAAAAAGATGACGAATCGCCTGGACTCTCATTCCAAGCAGTTGGATCATCTAAACAACACACTGCAGAACCTGCTCTTCCGCATCGCCAAGGAGGCGGCTGGTGACTCGGTCTATGGTGAGATAACCCTGCTGAAAGTCAACATCAACTCCGTCAACCGCACCCTCAAAGGCCTCAAGGATTCTATTAGTTTTATTGCAAGTGAGGTTGGCCATGCCAATTCCACCTGGGAACAGCGGGAACACCAGCTGGTCAATCAGGTACAAGGAATCACCAAAATAGTGGGCCACCAAGCCTCTCTGCTGGGGTCTGGGGAACGGCATCTAGCCCAGCTAAAGGGGGAACTTGTGGCCTTAAAGAGACAGCTCAGTGGGGAGCTTCAGGGCTGCCGGAGCACAACTAGAGAAGTTCAGAAGGAGGTTATGGACGTGGATAGCAGGGTGAGCCACGTAGAGGGTCAGTGTAGCAATTTGGGGCAACTGGCGGAGCAACTGGAGAGGATCAGGGCAGAGCTTGAGAGACACTCAGACTCTTACCTGGCTCAGGTGAACGGCACCCTGGCCGACCATTCAGAGCAGCTTGCCGAACTGAAAGGAGAAATCAAAGACTGCGAGCCAAAGCAGGCAGCAAACCGGAAAGGAGACCAGTAG